The segment GTTGAATCATGGCAGGTTGCATTACCAAGATCACCCGAATTCAATGTCGTAGTAGGGTTCAATTATCAATATTTGTGCACCTTACTTTATGGTTTGTTTTACTTCAATTTTGCGGCTTTTGTTTGTGATCCACTAGATTACCTAACAGCCCATGCACCATCAGTAGTATCAATTGGCTCGCTAAAGGAGCTGAATTTTACATTATCTAATAGAGATTCTCCACTCACTAGAGCTATGACAATCACAAAGCAGCTTCTAGGAGCATTTCTCGTGCATCCCAAGTACTGGATGAAAGATGATCAAGTAGACGAATTGAACCATCCAACTGGTTGGCTACCTGGTGATGCATCTTTGGAGGAGATTGCCATAGCCTGCTTGAGCTTGAAtccaaatattttgatcaGAAATGGTGAAGCAAGCACACCTATTCAAAGCTCTAATGTTGTCTCTACTGTTGGAGACCCACTATCaagatcatcatcattggctGGTCCAATGTATTTTCAAGCAAATGGTCCAGCAAAACAACTTATGAAATCAAGACTTTTACAACATAGGAAAATGTCAATAATACCCACACATTTAGTTCTTGATAACAATCACTCAAATGGTGTGGAAGACGAGATTAAGTTTAAGGAATTTGGATTTACTAATGGGCAAGAGCTGCAGGTATCTGAGGCATCTAGTGCGACTAgtccatcttcatccaagCAAGATCGTCACGATCCTGTGAATGATTTGTTATACGACCATGCAAGACTCTTTACCACGGTAAAGCATAACAGACTATATCATCAAAGCAATTTTCCGGTTAGAACCAATTCTCTTGATCCCATTACCGCAATAGTTGAACAACCCAACGAAAAGTCCAAACAGGAAATGCGGTTGGGTCGTCCAATGTCATcgccaacaacaaacttgGAAGCATCGAGCGTGTTTAAAGACAATAGCACTACTACTACAGGAACAAATGGTGATGCCAGCTCATTACACAGTTCAACTAATGATCCtcctcaatcaaatttgaatgaattgaatgcaaaTGGGACCATAATCGATTTTTATCAACGAGAATTGTTACTATTTAAGAATGAATTGGAGTTTTCCAGTTATATGAAACATCTAAACAAATTCCATTATTTGAAAGTGAAAGATGAGGCGAGTGAAGATGACGACAATGTACGTAGCATCCCAATACAACgcaatgaagaaaatgcTTTCGTCAAGATGATTGACAACATCAAGAATGAGTGGGAAGGGAAACAACAAGACTTTAATCGTCAATACGATCTCCTCACTGCCAAGATCAAACAGCTTGAAtctgaaaaagaaaatttaaGCATGCAATTATTGACGCTACGACAATCAACTGAAACAAATGTCAAGgaatatgatgaattggttaaGAGTGTGATCCCTAATAAGGATTATGagattgaacaattgaagttgaaattgaagacCAGTGAGCtagaagaacaaaaattgCACACAAATACCTACGAACATACAAATAATGCAACAACGGGAACAATTAAAGAGCTTATGACAACTCAAAAATCATTAGAAGATCAAATTTATAATTACAAGATGGAACATCAAGTTTTGAATCAGCAAATTGTCCAATTGGAacaagaaaacaaagagtTACAAACCCGTTTTAACTCAATGATTTCTCAATATGAAGCCAAATtagaaaaatcaaaattatcacTTTCGGAAACCTTGGCTTCTTTAACTACaccttttgaaaaaaagattaCCGAATTACAAGCAGTGATTCacaaatatcaaacttTATTAGAAGAACAAACACGTAATAAATtgacatcatcatcatcaggaGCTAGCGGAACTGGAAGTGTGCCTATTCCAATAATCCGACAGAATAGTTCTAACAGTTCAGGTGATTATTCGTTTGGCCATGATAATAGTCATGGTAATAACACTATGCCATCACGTTCAATGGCCCCAATACAACAAATGGTACGTAACGGAAGCGGTAAAATTAGCACTGGTCTTAACAATGCCAATGATGGTGATAGTTTACCTTTAATGAGAGGTCGGGGAGGATTGCAAAAGAAGACAAGAAAGTTTATGTGAGAATGAAAGGGTGATTCGGAAGTAGTAGGGACTGGTCCCACAATTTTGTCGCAAAAAAGGGAATAAATCTTGGAACTGTCATATACTGATAATTTATATCAATCTGTATTTAGTTATCGGATAATAAAGAGAGATAGAGTGTTgtaaaattgacaaaatgCAAAACTTAGCATAACCGCTTTGCTTTAAAATACATTTAGAACCGAACCAGATTCTTTTATGAAAGTTCTAGGTCTcaagttttgtttttgccCAGAGAGATTGTGGATGCAAATTATTATATTTAGCGGCAATTTGCCGCACGTCTTAAAATAGGATTACTTTGAAATATTATTATGCAGAGTGTACAAAAGGAACAAGCGccttttttatttttttgtatgGTAGCATTAGACGATCTCTCGGagtttttttcttttaaattTCGgtaaaatgaaaaaaaaaaaagaaagaaaaaagaattgtCAAAATGCATTCTTAAGTAAAAACGATCAAAACGAAACAAAATTAGTAATGCGTGATACAAGATATATGAGTATCGTCATCCGTCAAAGAAGCTGTAGTCATTCGCATGTCTTCTTTGTAGTAGAAATATAAACTAGTCATGCCTTGAAAAAGTTCAGTGTAATTAACTGTATCATTCACCGGTACAATTTTCGGAGCGCCCAACTTTGTGTAAGATTTCCAATTGACGCTTAAATTCACACCTAAAGCTCCACACTTCCAAAGTCTTCAAAACGTGGCGTTTTATTTCCGTAGAACCATAGAATACTGACCATGCGTCGACGGAATTTATTAGCTTAGGTGTTGTTATGTCACATTGCGTGACACAGTTTAAGGACGTATGAAACTATGGCCATGTTGagggaaaaagaaagcaaagaaaaatatCGGAGATCAAACTCCGGGGTagtttttcaacttgacaTATACGGCGATAAAACTAAATTTGGTGCCCCGCTataaaacaataaagacGATGTCATCTGTGAATCTTTTGCCACACACTTTCCTAAAGAAAGAGTCCTAATCGTATAGAAACGTATGCACTTGTCCTCTGCTCCGAAACTCCGAATTAAAACCAAGAAAATGTTGACCGAACtataacaacaataacaatgatAGGTATAAACGCATGTAAAAGCGAAACGTGTTACTTCGCTATTGCGGAGGTAGGGTAGTAGGAAAACCAAATCCCCTCCTCCTTCACAGCTAAAGCTTAACCTCAAGGCGATTTTCAGGTGAGCGTTTACAAACTACAATACTAAGCAAAGCTTAAAAAGGCAACCCTCCATTGTAATGTCACGGAAActtatttcaattttggtcTTTGCGTTTTTAAATTGTGACTGTCTGTTCCTCTCCACAATTTTGTCGTTAGAGCTCTGTAAAAGTGTCTGAAGTAGAGTAAAAGCAGTatttacaatttcattgtGTGATTGTGGATAACTGTGTGTTCCTCACTGTCAGTTGGCACCAAAAAGCgaaaatgaatttttcTAATATGTCTCGCTTGATGATACCCAATTGGTTAAACTATGGTGATTATTAGAAGAACAATACGATTCTTTAAATACGAAAATATACTATATACAGTACATACACAATAATATATGTCTAACAATTCTTGCAACCAAAAAGACTACACTTCAAGACCTTTTACCTCTCAAACACagctcaacaaaataacaaCACTACACTACAAACAAGGGTAAAGACCAAAGGTTGCTAAGAATGCCTGTTTTCACATAAGCTTACACATTGGCATATAGGGAAAAcgtattttgtttgttttttggCAGCACAAGGCATTATTTCATTCTGAAAATACATCATATTGCAGATTAACTCAGTTCCACCATTTCACCTCAGCCAGGACAGAATACAGGCACCACTTGAAACAGATGATTTTGAGAAAACCACTGCTATTACCTTTCAGTACTAGAGGTGTTGTTGTCTATGGTTCAAGGATGCATTGGTAAGTTttacaaccacaacaaactGGTTATTATAATACattaaaaattaaaaataaGTGTGTTTAAATTTAGGTTAAACGTTTTTTGTGCAATTGGACACTTCCTCCCAcatattattattattattatataCACTACCCCTCCCTTTCCCACAACAAAATGCCACACATACgaacaaaattaaaaactATAAACGCCATTTAGATATAGCAATAACCCCAACAAAACttaacaacaacaacgtcttttttttaatataaatagttgaaaaagtttcCCCAGATTTCAACGAACTCTTTACATCCGAATCGaataaaacaatatcaaattccAAAGATAACAATAGAAAGATATACACATTTCAATACAATGACTAGTCTTGAACAAGGTGTTGCCAATCTCAACATttacaaatcaaactcCACTTCCAATAACTCATCTGCAGTCAGTTTAAAACATGACTACATAGATACTCCATTTAGTGGTAAAAAggatcaatttgaacagGTTTTGGATGCTCTTGATTCCACTGGTTTTATTCCTGAATCTTTGTTGGAATCAGAAGCCAAATGGTTTTATGAATCATTGGGAATTGATGATGTCTTTTTTGCTAGACTGACTCCAGAAGAAATTGCTGGTCATATTCATGCGTTGTATTCATGTAAAGTTCAAGCTTATGCAAATGCTGGTGAACAACCGTTGATTTCCTATAAGAGAGAAGCTGAAGACCATGCTGTGTTTTTTGACACGGTTGATGCGTTGGACTACGCTAGAAATCcttttgaaagtttgattgatgataaatACATTGATCCAAGTGATGCTGCAAACAAGAGTTATCGTGCTGAATATTTTGCTGCTCCATTGAATTATCAAACAGATCCGATATTGAACGGAATTTATGCCCAAAATAGGAATCTTGGTGAACAAATTGTCAGATtggtttttgtttacaaaaatcaattcaagaATGGTAAAGTTGCTACCGATGAATTAGATTTGGACAAGATCAGTGATGAAACTTTTTTGAAGATTGCTTCACAAAATACTAAATCTTTATATGAAAGTATCAATAAGGAAGTTGTTAAATCTACTGGTCCAATTATTaagcattttcaaattgaaaatactGATGAATATCGTGTTATTATTGGTTATAGGCAGAGTACAGCAGCAAGATATAATTCAGCATTGAGTGATTTGGCCAATTATTACAAGTTGCAAACTACTAGGAAATATGTCGAACAATTTGCCAATGGAGTAACAATTACATCAATGTATGTCACTTCAAGACTGAGATCAGCTgttgatttatcaatttatcaagtGATTAAAGAAGCATCTTTGTTGTACTGTATTCCTCACAACTTTTTCCACACCAGGTTCATTCAAGGTGACTTGTCGTTACAAGAGTCTATTTATGCTCAATCAGGAGTCATTTTCGTTACTCATTTTTTGAATCGTTTAGGACCAGAATATAAAAAATTGTCTTCGTTATTGGAtccttcaaaatcaactgaACACGCAGAAGTTTTGAGCAGTTTAAAAAAGAGATTGAGATCGGAGACCTATACCCAAGATTACATCAAGGAAGTTTTTGATGTCAGAAGTGAAATTGTTCGTAAATTGTATCGTCAATTTGCTGATGTTCATTACATTAGATCGTCAATGGAAAAGACTTTGTCCTATCAAAGATTATCCCAAATTCAACCAGTTGGCTCTGAAGAGgaatttgaacaattgcTTAGTAGAGAATGTTCACAAAATGAGCACCATGCTATTGTTTTGAGAGCATTGTAcacattcaacaaatctatTTTAAAGACAAACTTCTACACTTCAACCAAAGTGGCCTTATCTTTCAGATTGGATCCTTCATTCTTACCGGAAACTGAATATCCTGAACGTCCATATGGTATGTTTTTCGTTGTTGGTTCCGATTTTAGAGGTTTCCATATTAGATTCAGAGATATTGCCAGAGGTGGTATTAGAATTGTAAGATCAAGAAATTTGGACGCTTATAATGTCAATGCCAGGaatctttttgatgaaaattacAATTTGGCAAATACTCAGCAACGTAAGAATAAGGATATTCCTGAAGGTGGATCCAAGGGTGTTATCTTGTTGGATTCAGGTTCAGCACAAGACCGTGCTCAAgcaagttttgaaaagtatatCGACgcattgattgatttgcTTTTGAAACAACACATTCCTGGTGTTAAAGATAGTTATGTTGATTTGTATAACAAACCagaaattttgtttttagGACCTGATGAAGGAACTGCAGGATACGTTGATTGGGCTACTTTACATGCAAGAGAAAGAGGTGCACCATGGTGGAAATCATTCTTGACCGGTAAGTCAGAAGCAATTGGTGGTATTCCACATGATGAATATGGTATGACTACTTTATCAGTGCGTGCCTATGTCAACAAGATTtatgagaaattgaatattgatgattccaAGATTCGTAAATTCCAAACTGGTGGACCTGATGGTGATTTGGGATCTAATGAGATTTTGTTATCCAGAAGAGAAGTTTatgttggaattgttgatggatcAGGTGTTATTGCCGATCCAAATGGTTTGgataaagaagaattgattcGTTTGGCTAAATCTAGAAAGACAATTGAACACTATGACAGATCCAAATTATCATCTCAAGGCTATATCGTTCTTGTTGACGATTTTGATGTTACTTTACCAAGTGGACAAATCGTCACTAGTGGAGTTGCGTTTAGAAATACTttccatttgaaattgaaggaacAATTTGGAACCAATGGAGTTGACCTCTTTGTTCCATGTGGTGGTAGACCAGCTGCTATTGACACTAATAATGTTcatgaattgattgatgaaaagacGGGTAAATCCATCATTCCAtactttgttgaaggtGCTAATTTGTTCATTACTCAATCTGCTAAATTGGTTCTAGAAAAAGCCGGTacaattattttcaaagatgcatcaacaaacaaagGTGGTGTtacatcatcttcattggAAGTTTTGGCCGCATTGGCATTTGACGATAAAGggtttttggaaaatatgTGTGTTGATAAAAACACTGGTGATAAACCCCAATTCTATCAAAAATACGTCAAGGATGTACAAGACAAGATTGTTTCCAATGCCAATTCCGAGTTTGAGGCGTTGTGGAAATTAAAAGCAGAAACTGGTACACCATTTACCATTTTGTCGGATAAATTATCCCTTGCAATTAACAAATTGGGTGACGAGTTGGCCAACTCAAAAGAACTTTgggatgatgatgttgatttcaGAAATGCCGTGTTGTTGGATTCATTACCCCCATTGCTTTTATCAACTGTTGGTATTGAAAACGTCTTGGCTAGGGTTCCACCAGCTTATTTAAAGGCtatttttgcaacctaTTTAGCTTCacattttgtttattcAAGAGGTATTGATTCAAACCCAGCTAAATTTTTAGAATTTATTAGTAATATCAGAAAGGGATTTGTACAAAAGGGTTTGTTGAAGTATTGAATGAGATAGAATTAAGTCAATTGCAAAGACAatgaaagaagaaatgtATACTATTGAATAGATTTTTAATTGAATAAGGAAAAGTATGCCTATTTATATAAACTCGTAGGTGGTAGTTAGGGCTGACTGATTTGACATATTTAATGAGCCGCTTCTCGCGGTATGAACCTTCTGAATCAGACTTGTACTTATATTATCACCCTCGTATTCCAGCATAGAGCAAGTAAAgactcttttctttttgcatCCTTCTCACTCTTTGGTTCTGACCCATCTCGTTCAACGCAATCagttcttcttttgttgagcttCGTATTCCATTTGAGCAATGATCGAATCACGAGCTTTGACTTCATCATTAATTCGAGTTGTAACGTAATCACCAATTAATGCCATGATGATCGTAGAAAATCCAACATAGTAACGAGCTTTTGCTGGTAAGCTCATCCATTTCTGGTATAACCCCATGGTTGGTAGGTTGTTAGAGGATTGGTTCGAGATATCTCCAGTTTTGCGATTTTTCTCTAATGAAAAAATATAGAATATCCGAATTCTTCTTCGCTCTTCAAAATGGTTGCAACGAGTGCTAGATTAGCCAAAACAATTACAGGATTACCGCCATGTTGTTTAAGGATTCATCCAAATGATGCAAGTTGTATATGTATAGGTACATAtaaattggaagaagataCGGGTATCAAGCATGGATCATTGGATGTGTATAAATATGATTCAAATGAGTCAATATCGTTGATTACTTCCATTCCTACAACGTCAGCTATACTTGATATAAAATTCAATCCAAAAGAAGCGTCACAATTGACGTCTGTCCATTCAAATGGCCACTTGATTATATGGAGCATAAAAAATTATGAAATTTCCATTGTCAAAGAGGTTgtaattgatgaagacgaaTCGAACTGTATTACGTCGATATTTTATAATCCTAATGATCCGAATCAAGTACTTGTCACATTAACCGATGGATCCGTGGCCATATACAACTTGATATCTGGAACTACTTCATTTTTAGATTCACAGCATACCTTGGAATGTTGGACTGGATCCTTTGGTGAATTGGGTCAATTACAACATGTTGTATATACGGGAGGTGATGATTCGCAATTAATTGCTCATGATCTACGAACATCACAACCAATATGGACATTATCACGCGGCCACAATGCTGGTGTAGTTAGTATACTTTCGCCATCGTCTTTATGGAATTCATCCAATGGCTATTTACTTTGGACTGGATCTTATGATGACCATTTACGAGTATGGGATTTACGATGTATTGATAAACTGAATCCAAGCTTGATGGAAGGATACATACCGAAGAAATTACATGAGGAGAATCTTGGCGGCGGGGTGTGGAGATTGATACCTAGTcctattgaaaatgataatCGATTATTAAGTTGTTGTATGTATGATGGTGCTAGGATCATAAGTACGAATGGTGCTGATTTTACAGTGGATAGATATTTTAAAAATGATCATGAAAGTATGTCCTATGGCGGTGATTGGTCATCTAACGGGAGTTACATCGCAACTTGCTCATTTTATGACAAAGTTGTACAAATATGGTCCCCTGATAAATTAGAAAAATAGAAATAAACAAGCCTACATTtaaattgtaaattgaataaatctgtaatttcaaatgttttgtGCTCTTAATCATACAAACTCAAGTCCAATGGGATTGACGAACCTCTTCCACTAGGATACAACTTCTTTGCACCTTCAAATCTTCTAGGGTTAGGTAGGGCATTAGCATTGACAAATTTAAACCTCTTGTCTTCAATAACCACCTTTTGTCCCGATGATGAAGTATTGTTGTGTCCATTTATAGTATAAGCCAGTGCCGATATCTTTCGTAATGATGAACCAGCATTTTGTTTGGAATCAAGATCATCattgtgttgttgtgatgaagttgttCTGGATCTGGAGATTGTAGACGATGGTGATTGGGACGATcctggtggtggtggtggtggtgcagCTTTCTTGTGTTTTGGTATCGTGGGCGCTGAAGAggttggtggtggtggtggcaGCAGTGGTGGACCTCCTGTTGGTGAAGGCGGGACCATTGAGAAGGAAGTATGGGTCCTGTTAACGTCACTGTGTGATGGTAAGTCGTTCGACGCTGGTGGCACTAATGGTCTCACTTTTTGCTGAGCAGGAGAGGTTTTTGGTATCGGTGGTGTTGAGGATTGTTGTGGGGGAGCTGGGGgtgctggtggtgctggtggtgcCGTTGGAACTGATGGTGCTGGAGAAGCTTGTGCTTGAGTTGGCTTTTTCTGTGGCGGCAACATATCTGGGATTGGTGGAGCACCAGAATTTGGTATGTGTGGGGCAGGTATTGTAGATTTTTTGGTTGTACCGACAGAATTTCTTTGTGACCCATTTCCATTCGCTTTCACTGGCGACGATGTAATTGCAGAAGACTCCGTTTTTGTATTGTACGAATTCAGGCTGCCATCTACCACGAAAGAATCATCTCTCTTTGCATTTATTTGAGCCAAAAATGGTAGAGCCCCTCCTGGTGCAGGTGCTGACGCTGCTGAAGATTTTGCTATAGGCTTAGAAGTCGACGTTTTTGGTGCTACCGAGGGGGGTGGAGGTACTGGTGGTGCAGGGACACCTGATGGAACTGGTGGAGCTTTAGGTGCTGGGCTTTGTGGTAAGGGTGGCGCCTTTGGAGCCGAGATCGGTGGtactggtggtggtatAGGGGCTGCAGTATTTGGTAATGGAGGAGCTTTTGGAGCTGAGCTCTGTGGtactggtggtggtttAGGGGCCGCTGTATTTGGTAATGGGGGTGGTGCACTATGCGTCGCTGGTTTGCTCAGAGAACTTCCTGCGGTTGATGGTGCCTTATCGACCACGTTTTTGTCATCTCTCCGTGCGTTTATTTCGCTCAAGAACGGTAACCCTCCTGCCGGTAATGGAGGTACTGAAGGAGTTGCAGAGGTTGATGAGgctgatgaagatgaaggtgCCACAGCTGGCGGTACTGGAGGTGGTCTAGGTATCGAAGGTGCAGCATTGGATGGTGGGTTCCTCTTAGAAGGCTTTGAGTTTGTAGGAATTGAGGGAGCTGTTGTTGGAAGTGGTGGAGGTCCAGAAGgcaatggtggtggtttaTTCGTCGACTCAATTGAGTTGATTGAACTAATTGAGCTATTCTTCACATGATTGGGCTTCTTTGGTCGAGTGGGGGGTACTTTAGGAGTTTGTGGCACACTTGTAGGAACTGGTGGTgcagttgatgatggtggaTTGCTTTGTGGAATTGGTGGAGCagctgttgctgctggCTTTGAGGGCCTGGTTGATGGTGGTGCCGGTGTTTTTGTTGGAATCTTTGGCGCTGATGGTGGTGTGATTCCTGCTCTGTTGTCAACATGCTTCAATTTGGGCATTCCGCCGGCAAATATGTCCCCTAATTGAGGTGCCCCTGATGGGATTGCCGGAGCCAGCACAGATGTAGAACTACTGCCCCCATGCGTCAGCAGTGATGGTGCACTTGTAGATACAGACAGGTTTCCATCTATcattggttttgatttatcaacagTCACTGCCTTTTTTAACTTTGCTCCTTTTCTAATGTCACCAAGTAATGCATCCCTTCCAGGAGACATTGCGGCGGCAGGAGGTGGTCCTGGAATTGGTGCACTTAAGTTTGGTGCGCCTCCAGGAGGAGGTGGCGGTGGTGGGGGTGGAGGACCTGCCATGTTTATTTACCGTGATTGCAATAATTCGTTGTGGTGTATTGAAAGAAAACTGACTTACATTTcgaatttcaatttttgtgTCATGGTGAGCCTTCAACACTGCCCGACACCAAAATTCGAACTTTTGCAATCATTGGGAAAAGAAGATTATGTGTACGCTATGTATATTGTCTATAGCTCTATATAACTTTCATTTTACTCCCCATGACAAATTGTCGTACCCAAATAGCCAAGGACCGACAGTATGTCTGAATACAATCATGGAAAGACCAATAGCAAACTGAAGAGCCAAAAGAAGCAAACACAACTTATCTTCCCTCATTGGGCCAAACCAGACTAAGCataaattgatgattgtcATATTCGAGAACTTTGTTATCTTTCCCAGCTTGGGGTCTCGGTCCAACTTGATAAATCTGAATGCGTCTAAAGTGTTCAAAATTGctgtattcaatttggtggGCTTCTCTAGCTCACCAAAGCTGGGATACATTAGTCCGTCATCGGCATTGAACTTGGGTAAGCGGTGTCTTGGACATGGAATAATGTGAAATAGTTGTGGGActgaataaataaaatttatAACTTGAGGTATCAAAAATAGCATCAACGTTTTCGAGAAATGTCCTAATATTCCCACAATGGCAAACACCATACCACTGAAGTAACAGTATGTGTCACCAACAAAAACGCGAGCTGGGAACCAGTTGTACTGTAGTAGTGCCAATGACACTCCTACAAATGGGATAATGAAAATAACTGAAAACAAGTGTGAGTCATGTGCTGCTTGTGAAATGTTGCTGGAGAACAAATAGCAGAAGTCATTAACCAAGAATATCAATGCAAGAACAACGGACTGGCCCACTTCCAAACCGTTTACCCCGGCCAAGATGTTGATAGAGTTTGGAGAAAAAATGGAAACTGCTGACATGTATACGTAGTAGAATATTCccaaatcaatcaacttgGGTATCTGATCGGGTACAACATAATCGGTTTGGAGTGTTCTAAATGACAATCCGGTGATGCTGGTGACCAAGTGGTTTGCAAACTTAATAACGCTGTTGATAATACTTAGTACATACAGACCACCAGGAAAATCCGTTACAAAGCTAGGGACCACAATTGAAGTAACACTAAAGTCCACATAGTACACTATCAACAACGGCAAGGATGCAACAGCAGGAAGAAAGAACTTGTGCCTCCAACGGATGTCAAATAAATCATCCAACAATCCTAACAAGGTTGTACTTTGTAAACATAATATAGCACTCAAATACTCTGCTAACTTATTATGTGGA is part of the Candida orthopsilosis Co 90-125, chromosome 2 draft sequence genome and harbors:
- a CDS encoding Gdh2 NAD-specific glutamate dehydrogenase, producing the protein MTSLEQGVANLNIYKSNSTSNNSSAVSLKHDYIDTPFSGKKDQFEQVLDALDSTGFIPESLLESEAKWFYESLGIDDVFFARSTPEEIAGHIHALYSCKVQAYANAGEQPLISYKREAEDHAVFFDTVDALDYARNPFESLIDDKYIDPSDAANKSYRAEYFAAPLNYQTDPILNGIYAQNRNLGEQIVRLVFVYKNQFKNGKVATDELDLDKISDETFLKIASQNTKSLYESINKEVVKSTGPIIKHFQIENTDEYRVIIGYRQSTAARYNSALSDLANYYKLQTTRKYVEQFANGVTITSMYVTSRSRSAVDLSIYQVIKEASLLYCIPHNFFHTRFIQGDLSLQESIYAQSGVIFVTHFLNRLGPEYKKLSSLLDPSKSTEHAEVLSSLKKRLRSETYTQDYIKEVFDVRSEIVRKLYRQFADVHYIRSSMEKTLSYQRLSQIQPVGSEEEFEQLLSRECSQNEHHAIVLRALYTFNKSILKTNFYTSTKVALSFRLDPSFLPETEYPERPYGMFFVVGSDFRGFHIRFRDIARGGIRIVRSRNLDAYNVNARNLFDENYNLANTQQRKNKDIPEGGSKGVILLDSGSAQDRAQASFEKYIDALIDLLLKQHIPGVKDSYVDLYNKPEILFLGPDEGTAGYVDWATLHARERGAPWWKSFLTGKSEAIGGIPHDEYGMTTLSVRAYVNKIYEKLNIDDSKIRKFQTGGPDGDLGSNEILLSRREVYVGIVDGSGVIADPNGLDKEELIRLAKSRKTIEHYDRSKLSSQGYIVLVDDFDVTLPSGQIVTSGVAFRNTFHLKLKEQFGTNGVDLFVPCGGRPAAIDTNNVHELIDEKTGKSIIPYFVEGANLFITQSAKLVLEKAGTIIFKDASTNKGGVTSSSLEVLAALAFDDKGFLENMCVDKNTGDKPQFYQKYVKDVQDKIVSNANSEFEALWKLKAETGTPFTILSDKLSLAINKLGDELANSKELWDDDVDFRNAVLLDSLPPLLLSTVGIENVLARVPPAYLKAIFATYLASHFVYSRGIDSNPAKFLEFISNIRKGFVQKGLLKY
- a CDS encoding Vrp1 verprolin-related protein (involved in actin cytoskeleton organization and polarized morphogenesis), yielding MAGPPPPPPPPPPGGAPNLSAPIPGPPPAAAMSPGRDALLGDIRKGAKLKKAVTVDKSKPMIDGNSSVSTSAPSSSTHGGSSSTSVSAPAIPSGAPQLGDIFAGGMPKLKHVDNRAGITPPSAPKIPTKTPAPPSTRPSKPAATAAPPIPQSNPPSSTAPPVPTSVPQTPKVPPTRPKKPNHVKNSSISSINSIESTNKPPPLPSGPPPLPTTAPSIPTNSKPSKRNPPSNAAPSIPRPPPVPPAVAPSSSSASSTSATPSVPPLPAGGLPFLSEINARRDDKNVVDKAPSTAGSSSSKPATHSAPPPLPNTAAPKPPPVPQSSAPKAPPLPNTAAPIPPPVPPISAPKAPPLPQSPAPKAPPVPSGVPAPPVPPPPSVAPKTSTSKPIAKSSAASAPAPGGALPFLAQINAKRDDSFVVDGSSNSYNTKTESSAITSSPVKANGNGSQRNSVGTTKKSTIPAPHIPNSGAPPIPDMLPPQKKPTQAQASPAPSVPTAPPAPPAPPAPPQQSSTPPIPKTSPAQQKVRPLVPPASNDLPSHSDVNRTHTSFSMVPPSPTGGPPSSPPPPPTSSAPTIPKHKKAAPPPPPPGSSQSPSSTISRSRTTSSQQHNDDLDSKQNAGSSLRKISASAYTINGHNNTSSSGQKVVIEDKRFKFVNANALPNPRRFEGAKKLYPSGRGSSIPLDLSLYD
- a CDS encoding Alg7 protein (involved in cell wall mannan biosynthesis); protein product: MPSRLIKLSLLAGAIMSITPNNPVRTSIAFAVIGYVVTYSVIPRVGPSFVKIGLKGRDLSKRLPVPEIPETMGLVAATTYLFLMFGLIPFVFFKYLVSFGSLANDEVMTENYRSQYQSIKDNRLFPHNKLAEYLSAILCLQSTTLLGLLDDLFDIRWRHKFFLPAVASLPLLIVYYVDFSVTSIVVPSFVTDFPGGSYVLSIINSVIKFANHLVTSITGLSFRTLQTDYVVPDQIPKLIDLGIFYYVYMSAVSIFSPNSINILAGVNGLEVGQSVVLALIFLVNDFCYLFSSNISQAAHDSHLFSVIFIIPFVGVSLALLQYNWFPARVFVGDTYCYFSGMVFAIVGILGHFSKTLMLFLIPQVINFIYSVPQLFHIIPCPRHRLPKFNADDGLMYPSFGELEKPTKLNTAILNTLDAFRFIKLDRDPKSGKITKFSNMTIINLCLVWFGPMREDKLCLLLLALQFAIGLSMIVFRHTVGPWLFGYDNLSWGVK